In Rhipicephalus microplus isolate Deutch F79 chromosome 7, USDA_Rmic, whole genome shotgun sequence, one genomic interval encodes:
- the LOC142767867 gene encoding uncharacterized protein LOC142767867, which translates to MPPPGTEPDALPTELTNNEPEALPILVLLKCSSHGSFFAAKAKKHTDFSEGDACNQDLKRQVRLASHRLRRRLSAPGQWGFRVEPNSTHERNESRLLSASLFMPEVRRMRIERCSVQMEIESIFVGVAESPAVSEGIFLSRGVKIAVKISWPGPRVDHATLSSCGVLCEKATDEMPEETTQMRQIMNELITTEVIPQLPELLLTIIDSGLSRHANKL; encoded by the exons ATGCCACCACCAGGAACCGaacccgatgctctaccaactgagcttaCCAACAACGAGCCCGAGGCCTTACCAATTCTGGTACTGCTGAAGTGTTCTTCTC ATGGGTCGTTCTTCGCCGCGAAAGCGAAGAAACACACCGACTTCTCAGAGGGTGATGCGTGCAACCAAGACCTGAAGCGACAAGTTCGCTTGGCCAGCCACCGTTTGAGGCGACGCTTATCCGCACCCGGTCAGTGGGGGTTCCGTGTAGAGCCCAACTCAACCCACGAGCGCAACGAGTCCAGGCTCCTGTCGGCGAGTCTGTTTATGCCGGAAGTCCGCCGCATGCGTATTGAGCGCTGCTCGGTGCAAATGGAAATCGAATCCATTTTCGTCGGCGTTGCCGAATCGCCCGCAGTCAGCGAAGGCATCTTTCTATCCAGAGGCGTCAAAATTGCGGTAAAG ATCTCGTGGCCTGGACCTCGTGTGGACCACGCTACCTTGTCCAGCTGCGGAGTTTTGTGCGAAAAGGCAACAGATGAAATGCCTGAAGAGACCACCCAGATGAGACAG ATTATGAATGAACTCATCACGACCGAAGTAATCCCGCAATTGCCGGAATTATTGCTCACGATAATCGACTCTGGACTGTCAAGACATGCGAACAAGTTGTGA
- the LOC119179657 gene encoding uncharacterized protein LOC119179657: MGFFAHILYVLAFALVASSRPANKTCNEVLEQQVHDAGCRLLGRLPDRWLLRFDSVGGSNESVPVLALVFGLADPTTHIESSMCWSELTAALAMQGMAKVALPASTARVFFAAKAKIRAELSWPGPEVDDLNVGNWELMDSSHDEVETTKEADFLLQVTREAALTAIERQLPRLLLRALKPRTPTIL, translated from the exons ATGGGGTTCTTCGCCCACATCCTGTACGTCCTCGCCTTCGCTTTGGTAGCGTCCTCCAGGCCCG CGAACAAGACTTGCAATGAGGTACTCGAACAACAAGTGCACGACGCCGGCTGCCGGCTGCTTGGACGCCTGCCGGACCGTTGGCTGCTCCGCTTCGACTCGGTCGGTGGCAGCAACGAGTCTGTGCCGGTGCTGGCCCTCGTGTTTGGTCTGGCCGACCCAACCACCCACATTGAGAGCAGCATGTGCTGGTCCGAGCTGACCGCAGCACTGGCAATGCAGGGCATGGCCAAGGTGGCGCTGCCAGCGTCCACAGCGCGTGTATTCTTCGCCGCCAAGGCCAAGATCAGGGCAGAA CTATCATGGCCGGGACCTGAGGTGGATGATCTCAACGTGGGAAACTGGGAGCTCATGGACAGCTCTCACGACGAGGTGGAAACTACAAAGGAAGCCGACTTCCTCCTGCAG GTGACACGTGAAGCGGCCCTTACAGCAATCGAACGTCAGCTACCTCGCCTCCTGCTGAGGGCTTTGAAGCCCCGAACCCCGACGATACTGTAG